ATAAAAATCACATCGAACGGCTCGCCAAAACCGCCAGTCACCTGCTCGGCCTTTTTAGTGAGCACACGGGCTTTCAGCGAGGCGTCCCAAGAACGGTTTTTCTGCAGTTGCGCGAACGTCTTGGCGATAAGCGCCGCCGCAGGTCGGGAACTTTCCACGGCCACCAGTTCACGTGCGCCGCGGCTCAATGCCTCGATGCCCAGTGCGCCCGTACCGGCGAACAAATCCAGCACACGGGCGTCGCCCAGCACACCCCATGAATCAAGATGGGAGAAAATCGCCTCTTTGGTGCGATCCGTGGTGGGCCGGGTGCCGGTTTTCGGGGTGGCGAGTGCCGCACCCTTGAATCGTCCAGAAATAACGCGCATGTCTACCAGCCTAGCGGCTGCTCGGAACCATCGAACTCGTTAATACGGCCTTTGCAATATTCTGACTGACGGCCGGCTTCCCCGCGGATCTCTCATAATTGAGGCAATCAAGGCACAACAATCGTCAATCTGGCCTTCGAGGGGCTGATTGGGGCATTTCAGGAGGTCTATCTCCGTTTCAAGGGGCTCCTCAAGCACGAAACATCGAGTATAAACGGTCTAACGATAACGTCATTCCGCCGTTTTGTGTCCATGTCTACTCAGCCACCAGCCCCTTGAAACGGAGATAGACTTCCGGGCAACCGGTGTATCTGCCCCTCGAAACCGAGAAGGCCTCAGCTGGAAGTCAAAAACGTCTCGTTGCCTCGGGTAAAGTCGAGGACCGCTCCGGCAAGCTGGACTTCGCCGGCCAGTTCGGGGTCGGCTTCGAGCAGCTGCTCAGCACGGGTACGAGCGTCGGCGATCATGTCGGCGTCCTTGACCACGCGCAACAGCTTCAGACTGGACTTGCCACCGGATTGGGCATCTCCCAACACGTCGCCGGCACCGCGGAATTCCAAGTCGGCCTGTGCGATTTCGACCCCATCAAGCGAATTGTGGATGACCTCAAGGCGCTGCTCGGCGGGCGAGCCCGGCTCGGCACGGGAGATGAGGAATGCCCACGAATTGGTGCCACCGCGCCCCACACGACCACGCAGTTGGTGCAACTGGGACAGGCCATACCGGTCAGCATCGAAAATGACTATGCAGCTGGCCTGCTTGACGTCCACGCCAACTTCAATCACCGTGGTCGAGACCAGAATCGGAGTCTCGCCGCTGGCGAAGTCAGCCATGACTTGGGTTTTGACATCATCCTTGTCTCGACCGGTCAATGTGGCGAAACGGATGCCGGCAAACTGCGGGAGCTTCTGCAATCGATCTGCGATTTCGGCTACCGAGTGCAACGGCGGGCGGACTACCGTCTCACCATTGTCGTCGAAAGTCTCATACGGATCATCAATGCCAATGTCATCGGCCGATGCGCGGGATGTCCGCGAAGAAGCCGCCCGACTGGATCGCCCGCTTGAACCCGCTGAAAGCCCTCGCGAACGCCGCGCGGAATCCGCTGCCGACACGCCGCCGTCATCTTCATCATCCGTATCGATGCGCGGGCAGATGATATAGGCCCGCTCCCCTGCATCTACACGCGCACGGATATGCGCGAACATACGCCCCATCGTGCCCGCGTCAGCTTCGTTAACCACCACCGTGCGAATCGGTTTGCGGCCACCAGGCAGCTCAGTGAGCCAGGAAATATCAAGATCGCCGAACCAAGTCATGGCGGCGGTGCGCGGAATAGGCGTTGCGGTCATCACCAGCAGATGCGGCGTGGTGCCGTCATCGGTTTTGGCATTGAGACTTTCGCGCTGTTCCACACCGAATCGGTGCTGCTCATCAATGACCACCAAAGCCAGATGTGGTGCTTGGAACGTCTTGGAGAACGCCGCATGCGTAGCCACGATAATGCCCGGCTCGCCACTGGCCGCAGCAGCAAGAGCCTTACGCCGGGCTGCGAGTTTCATGCCGCCCGTTAGCAACGTGACAGGAACATTGAGGTCAGCGACCATCTTGCCAATAGTCTCAAAATGCTGTTCGGCGAGCACCTGAGTAGGAGCCACAAGCACCGCCTGATACCCCGCGCCGACCACTTGCAGCATGGCGGCGAGCGCCACCACGGTTTTGCCGGATCCGACTTCACCCTGCAACAGGCGTTGCATAGGCCAGTCACGAGCCAAGTCAGCGGCAATATCTTCAACTACCTGATGCTGACCAGCAGTCAGTTCAAATGGCAAGGATGCGATGAACCGATCACGCAAATTAGTTACGTCCATCGTGCTGGCTGCGCCGGTTTCATTATCGCCGTTCAACAGGCACGGATGAGCAGACGACTTATGAGCATGTTGGCGGGCCTTCAGTAGCGAGGCCTGAGAGACGAACGCCTCCTCGTAGCGCAACGTCTCAATGGCCTCTTTGAATCGCACGGTGGAGTCCGGGTCATGAATGGCCAAGAACGCCTCCGCCCTGTGAAGCAGGCCCTTGGCCGCGCGTATGGATTTAGGCAGAATATCCGGGATGGACTGGGCGAGTGTGGCAACCTTGGACTCGGATTCCTCGCCGTCCTGCACCGCGATGTTGTCGATGGAGGGCGCGACGAGCTCGGCGGGCATGCTTTGGCTTTCAGGCACAGATGATGTGCGCGCACCCATCATCCACAGCAGTCCCAGAATCGTCTCGTGAATATGTTCGGACGAGATGCGTGAGCTGGCGTGGTAGATCGGCCGGGGACGGCAGACGCGAGTCAGGGCATCGGGCACGGTATCGGCATCGTATTTGAGCGTCGGAGCGGACTGAGATGAAGCGCCAGCGTATGGGGCGCCACCACCTGCCCGTGCAGTCGATGCGGTTGGGGGATCTCCTCTCCCGGTCACTGCCACTGTGCCGGATGCAGCAGGTGCAACGGTGAGCAAGTCCGGATGGGTGAACTGCAGCTGCCCCATATATTCGCTGGGCATACCGGAGACCACCACGGTCGTGCCAGCACGCAATCGCGTGCTCACCCAATCGACGTACGATTTGCGATAGGAGAAGAATGTGAGCCGGGCAAGACCGCCAGCCATATTGCGCGACCGGGCGAAGGCAGCATCATCGACCGTGGCCTCAAGACGATAACCCCGGCGAGCGTTCATTGGTATTACGCGCATATCCCGTATGGTGGCAGCGAATGCCATAGTCTGGCCGGGAACAGCCTCGCGAATCGTGCGCAGCGGCACAGGCTCAGTGACGCGGAAAGGATAATAGGTGAGCGCTTCACCCACAGTGGTGACGCCCAGCGATTTGAGCGCGGACACGCGGCGCTTGTTAGGAACCAACGAAGCGAGTGCGGTGTCCATGGTGATACTCATAGCGCTCCATTCTATCCGTAAGCCCTCGAACGGCATCACCTACAACAAAAACCCGCCGAGCCGAAGCTCAAGCGGGTTTTGCAGACGTTAGTACGTTAGTACGCGATTCACGCGGCCACGCGCTGAACCTTGCCGGCCTTGAGGCATTTGCCGCACACGCGCAGGCGAGTGTTCTCGCCGTCGATCGTGGTGCGCACGGACTGCAGGTTCGGGCGGAAGCTACGCTTGGTACGACGGTGCGAATGGGAAACGGTGAAACCGGTCTGCGGTCCCTTGCCGCACACTGCGCAACGAGCTGCCATGATGGACTCCCTTAAACCTTGATGTGTCAAGTCTTTCACGTATCCGGTCGCTGGTTTTACCCGGCAGGCCGAACACACAACTTCACAAATATATAGCTCAATACCGACAACCGCAACTCTTGCGTGTATCATAGCCCGACTCATCATCGCGGCAAGCTCTGTATCAGGCTCGTATGAAGCCTCTATTCGCCGCCATCCCGCGCGCTACGCCGTCCGCGAATCGCCGGCAGAACAGTCATATTATCCAATACAACACGCCACCTTGTCTATTCCCCATCCAGCAAACTCCCATATAATTTCGGTATAAGAGATGGCACGGGAACGAAGGGGGTTCCCCGTATTCGCGGCATACGCATTGCCATTGCTACGACTACGACCGCAACTCACAACGAAGGAGGTTGTCATGTTGAATCTCAGGCGAGGCATCGGCACTCATGAGCCAAGCGTGATCTCGTTGGGCCAAGTGTGGGTAGACATCATGCTGGATGTGGACGAGATACCGGAACAGGGCGGATTCGCTGTGGCCGACCATCCGAAGCCCACCATCGGAGGCAGCTACCGAGTGCTGCAAGCGGCCAGCCGCATGGGTGTGCCGACCGAGCATGCCGGCATTTTGGGCAACGGCCTGTGGGCGCACTTCATTCGTCAGTCGTTCCAAGACAACGGCATCACGCATATCGGTCAGGATCGACTTGATGAGGATTCCGGCTTCCGTGTGGTGCTGACCTCCGGTTCCCCGAAGAAGACCTTCATCGCCTCCTATGGCGCCGAAGCGCACGGTGACGCCGATACGTTCAGCACACTCGAGCCGCAGGCTAAGGACGTGGTACATATCAGCGGCAACACGCTGATGGACCACACAGCCACCGGCGTGGACGGATTCCTGCTGAAGGCCGGCACCGATCCCGCCAAGCGCGATTACACGCTGGTCATCAACCCCACCAATACGCTGCGCCTGGTCAATGACCACATGCTCGAAGATCTGGTGCTTGCGCGCCCAGTCTGGTCCTGCAACCGTCAGGAAGCCATGACGTTGGCCGAGCGCTTGGGCGCTCCGATCGACGACAGCAAGGTGACCATCGGCGGCGGTCTTGACGATTTCATGCATCAGTTGTGCGATGGTCTGGGCGCCACGTTGCGCGCGCCATTGGTGGTGCGCGTCGGCGCTCGCGGCGCCTGGATACGCGAGCCGGGCGGCGAGACGACACACATTGAAGGCTACCCCACCAAGGCCATTCATACTCGATCGGCCGGCGGCTGCCATACCGGTGTGATGTGTGCGATGTTGGCGGAGGGCCATAGCTTGGCCGAATCGGTCAAAATCGCGAACGCAGCGGCTTCAATTGCCATTCAGCACAGCGTCAACGGTGTGCCGCAGTGCCCTGATTATGATGAGGCCATTGCACTGATTGGAGAATAGTGTTTCTCTGGCTCCCCTCAGTCACCTGCGGCTGAGGGGAGTTTTTCGTACGGGCCTTGCCCAGCATTATTCACGTACCGTTCAGCTGAATGGGCCCTCTACCGCTTTGAGCACTCCTACGATAGATTGAGTTGAATACTGCCGAGGAGTGACATGACCAATTCCACGAATATCCACGAGCCCACCGGGGCCGAGAGCCAATCCACCGTGCCGCCAAACGGCAAGTTGACCGCCCGCGAGAAGAAGTGGATCGTCTACGATGTCGGCAACTCGGCATTCGTGCTGCTCTCCACTGCAGTCATCCCCATCTACGCCAAATCACTCATGCCGGCGGACGGCAACATCGTGTCCGCCTGGGGTTATGCGCAAACCATCGCATCGCTGGTCATCGCGCTGCTTATGCCGCTGCTCGGTTCCATCGCCGACGTGCAAGGCATGAAAATCAAGTTCTTCCTCGGTTTCTTCGGCACCGGAGTGGTTACCTGCTGCGCGATGGCCCTACCGCTGACCTGGCTGCCGTTCCTCATCGTCTACATTCTGGCGACCATCGGCCTGAACGGCTCGCTCACGTTCTATGATTCGATGCTTATCGACACCACCTCGAACGAGCGCATGGACAAGGTCTCCTCGCACGGCTACGGCTGGGGCTACATCGGCTCCACCGTGCCGTTCATCTTCTGCATCGCGCTGATCTTCGGCGGCCCGTCGCTCTTCGGCTGGTCCACGGTGGCTTGCACGCGCGCCTCGTTCATCATCACCGCCATCTGGTGGGTGGCATTCACCATCCCGCTGCTTACCAGCTACCGCCAAGTGCACTATCGCGCCACCCGTGACCAGCTGGGCTCGGCCGTGCGCGGCACGTTCAGCGAGCTGGCGGGCACATTCGGCAAGATCGTGAAGAACAAGCCGTTGTGGATGTTCATGATCGCGTTCTTCTTCTACATCGACGCCGTGAACACGGTGATTTCGATGAGTACCTCCTACGGTGCCGAGCTTGGCATCGACTCCACCCAGCTGGTGGTGGCGCTGCTGGTCACGCAGTTCGTGGCCTTCCCCTGCGCGATTCTGTACGGCCGACTGTCCGGCCGGTTCGGCAGCAAGACGATGATCACGGCCGCAGTCGTGGCATACATGTGCATCGTGTTCTTTGCCGCGTTCTTTCTGAAGTCGGCCGCGGAGTTCTGGATTCTGGCGATTCTGGTCGGCATGTTCCAGGGCGGCATCCAAGCGCTCTCCCGCTCGTACTACGGCAAGATCATTCCCAAGGATCACGCCAACGAGTACTACGGCTTCTACGATATCTTCGGCAAGACCGCGAGCATCCTGGGCACGTTCCTCGTGGCCACCACCACGTCGATCACCGGCAACGCCTCCCTCGGCGTGCTTTCCATCGCCATCCTGCTGGTGTTGGCGTTCGTGTTCCTCCTCCTGCAGAAGGACCCAACGCAAGCGTAATGTCACCCATCAATCAGCAACAGGAACGCCGAAGCAGCAATAAAACGGCAGATCCTACCGCCCGAGCCGCGACCTGAAACAATTTAGCCCTGCACAACGCACATATTTTGACAGGGCGGTAGTTGTTGCAAATTCTGCGACAACTACCGTTGGTGAATCGAACGCTATAATCAGAAACTTTCAGATGCTGAGTTCCATGCAGTGCCCCCTGTGACCGCAATGCGGGCAGGTAAGCTTGCGTGTCTTGGGCGTGTGTGCGGCGAATACGAACTCTCGCATACCCGGCTGGAAGGTCTCATGGCAAGCCGGACATAGGTACTGCACGCGGGAGCGATAGTACTTCGTCGCCGCAACGGCGAGCGCAATCGCCAGCAGAACGGCGACCGGCAGCGGCCACCATACGTCTGTCATCACACCGATGACGAGGCATGCAATTTGCAACAAAGTCGCGGGCAATGCGATTGCCAGCATGACCAAATATGTGGTGCGCAGGGAATGAGTGGTTGTGGTGTTCATAACGGTTGCCATGTCGGTTAATGTTGACGATACGAAGTCAGACGCCGAGACCGTCAGTGCTTTGCGCAGCTGCAAGCAGTCATCAAGACGTTGCTTCTGCTCGGCGATACCCGACTGCAAGGATGCCGTCTGCTGATCCAGCAAATCAACCAGCACCCGTTCCGGCCGCTCGTCCGACAGAATCGAGCGAATCCGCTCCAGCTTGAAGCCGAGTCCTTTGAGAAAAAGGATGACCCGCATCCGCTCGACCTCTGCAGCCCCATACAGCCTTCGGCCGCCGTCGCTGATCTCATTGGGAATCAACAGACCTTTGGCGTCGTAGTACTGCACGGTTCGCACACTCACACCAGTGAGTTTGGCGATGTCCCCTGTGGTGTATCGGCTGTCCGTTTCATCGTCCATCGACATGGCCTAACCTCCTTTCACCAAGCAATATGCCGCATTACGCAACGTCACAAGCAACATATGACGCAACGTCGACCACAAAACCTTCACATATAAGCAGACTGTAGAAAGACATCCGACCATCGCAATTGCGCACTGGTTCACAGTGAGCACCCCGAACCAGTTAGACGGCAGAACAGCATTACAGCCACACCTGTTCTTCAGGCTTTACCTCGCCGACCGCATTGGCCACACGTATGGCATCATTCCGACTCAATCTACCGGTGAATCCCTGTAGATCCGACCGGAGGAACCGCACTAGCTGCGCGCAGCGAGCGGTCGTCAGATGGATAAGCCCGGCATGCTCATACTCGGGCAGTTGCACATCGCCCGCCCTATGCCAGGTTGGATTGCTGGTCAGTTTCACAGCCACTCCACCGTCGTCGTCGGCTTGTATGACGATGGCGGCCACATAATGGTTGCGTGATTTCGTCGGATCATCATCGAACCGCACCTGCATGCGATACACGTCGAAGACATGCAATTGCTCCGGAACCGGCATCAATTCCGGAATATCATGATTATTCGCCATCGCGCCACGCCTTGGGCAGTACGGCAACACCATCGGCGCCCCGGCTTGGATTCAACACCATGGCGTTCGGCACTTCGACCACCGGATATCCCCGTTCGTCGACCCCACGGTACGTAACTCCATTGGCGGCAACATGTCCCGCGCGAGGCAGCACGGGTTCAGGCGCCTTCACCTCGAACGGAATACGACGCTGCGACACCAACTGCACGCTGGCCATATTCACGAACGTATTGAAATTCAATCCCATGGAATCAAGAATGGCGTTCACTTCAGCTTTGAGATCATCATCCATGCGAACAGTGGTAGTGCTCATAATGAATCCTTTCCAAAGCCAATTGTATTACTAATGACTTCTTTTCTCAATATAATCCGTAGGATGCTTAACGCTTTTGCATCATGACCTTGACATCGGGACAATCCCGCGTGAAACCAATCTCTGCCTTTGCGCTCATCAGCTGGGGAGCTCACGGTCACACTCATGCGTCGCAGACCACGAGCCTCACGCGCCTCCTCATTCCACATCTGTGTTAACAACATGTGTTAATCGCATGCATCGCCACCATGATTCCCCAATGATTTCGAGGGTTCCCCGGTCTCACTATTGTTTCTTCCCTAAGACCGCCTCAATCATCGGCACCTTCCTGGTAGCCACCACCACGTCCCTGACCGGCAACGCCTCGTTCGGCGTGCTCTCCATCGCCGTCCTGCTCGTCGCGGCGCTGGTCTTCCTGCTGCTGCAGAAAGACCCGACGCGAAACTAACTAATTTGCGACGCGCAATCAGCGCTCGCGATAATCCTTGAACAGTTGGATGGCGGTGGCCGCGATTCCGCACAGCACGCCGCCGATAGGCCATGCGACCCAGAACATGCTTGTAACGCCGGTCGACCAATCACCGCGCAGAGCAGCTGGGCTCAGGAACAGCAAGCACAGGCCAATCAGCGTGGCTATCATCATGATGATGCCGCATACCGCGCCGGTCAGTTTGGCGTAGAAATCCTGCTCGCCCGCATGCTCCTTGCGGTCGTCCTCGGCCGCTTTGTTGTATGCGTTGATATTGAGCAGACTGTATCTCATGCCGCAGTAGACAAACCCGAAAACACCGGGCGCACAGAGCAGCAGAAAAATTGCGTTGGGCCAGCCATCGGAGACGCCGAGCATGTCATCGGCATACACCGTCACCGCAATGCCAATCAGAATAGCCGAGATGCCACCGACGATGCCGATTACCAGCAGCCGCAATTCTCGGCTGCGGTCCTCCCCGGTGTAGAAATCTTCTACGTATGGGTGACGCCGTTTGAAGTCAGTACGCGACAGACCTCCTGGAATCAGCATCGCCAGCCCCGCAATCACACCCACACAGACGCACAGAAACGTCAGAAAATCGTTGAGCGGCGTCGCTCCGAGAATGGAATTGCTGGAATCGAACAGGTTGCCGATGCCAACCCCGGCGATAATCGCCGCGACACCGCCGGCAATCAGCAGCGCGAATCGGCGGCGATGTTCATCATAGCCAGTGATATCCTGCGCAAGCTCCGCGATAGGAGCGATTATGCCCGCCGTTTTGGAAGAAGCGGCTAAAGGCGATGCCGCCTCAGCCGAGGAGTCAACATTCGACGAACCGGCCGCAGAAGCCGACGCGGCAGGCCGACTCACATCGCCAAGTACCAGATCATCAAGCGTGCAGCCGAACAGGTCGCAGATCATAAGCAGCTTGTCCATCTCGGGATAGGCCTTTTCGGATTCCCATTTCGAAATGGCCTGACGCGAGACGCCAAGCAACATGGCCAATCGTTCCTGGGTCAGGTTGCGTTGCGCACGTAGGTACTGCAGGTTAGCGCGAAAACTCATTGGAATGTCCCTTCATACGTAATCTTTATCATGTCATGTTCGGCCGATGGGCTCACTATGGCATGCCGTCCATGTCACCCGCCACCATCTTTGGGTTGCAATCGCCGGTTATTCGAGCGCAACCACAAGTTGCATCGGCGGAATTCCGCCATTCCGTTGACCTGAGCAGCTTTAACATCGCGCTCCACGAGACCGAAGCTTTTCCAGCCATGCGAGGGCAGCTTGTCTCACCTGCCACCACGAATCCGCTTCGACCCACGTACACATCTGTGTACAGCAGCGCTCGCAATCGGTTACCTACGACCCATATGATTTGCTGAGCGACCGCAAAACACGCAATAGCCGAGACAACACCGTCAGCGTTAAAGCTTAAGGCGACTACTTGCCCAATAGTCCGGAAATCTGGCCGATGATGCCAGCGGGCAGTCCTGCTTGTTCGGCAATGGATCCGAGGTCCAGATTGGCACCCTGCTCCTGAATTGCGCCAGCGACCTGACTGATCTGGTCGGCGGAGATGTTTTCCTCCGCCAGCGCCTGCAGCTCGTCAAGTCGGTCGGCGTTCAAATGGTCGCCAACGACCTGTTGATTTCACCCAACTGATCGGCATTGAAATGCTCACCGATTACCGCCGGCAAATCACCAATCGAACCGAGATTGAAATCCCCGCCAAGCACATTGCCTAGATTGTCTGCGGCAGAATTTTTCAGGCTATCGAACAGTCCCACATGTGCCGCTGGTACTGCTTGTTCAGCAACTGCTGCAGAGCATCGCACAGACCCTGCATCAATCGCCGCTCTTCGGCAGACAAGTCCCGCGTCTTACGCATCACAGCCCACGCCATCAGCCGCCGAAAAACTGGCATTGGTATCAGCTGAAGCCGCCGCTTCCACGTGCGTTGATTCTCAACCATGCCCATCAATTCGTCGCGAGCCTCTTGACCCATATCCCGAGCCAGCGAACACGTATTGGACAGCACCAGTCCCTCGATGCGTTCGGGATGGAACTTCGCCACGATTTGCGCGATCACGCCACCCAGCGACTGCCCAACCAGCCACACATGCTCATCCAACCCGTCCAGCAGGCTAGCGACGGCCCGCGCAAGCTTGGCGTTCATGGTGAACTGCTCCTGATAATCAAACGTAATGACCGAATAATGCTCGGCGAATCGCTCGAAATGCAGATAGAACAGGTCGGGCAGCCCGATGCCGCCTGGCAACAGCACAACCGTAGCGCGGGCGACGGGATTGCGATAGTACCGATATGAGAATTCCGCGCCGCCCGGCAATTGCATGGTTTGTTGCGAGTATCGCGCGCAGAACGAGGCAAGATTACTCATTGCCGATATCCCTTTCGATTGGGGCCTCACACAAAATCGCGTCTCTCGCTAATTGCGTGAGCCAACATGACTCCGATTGCGGGAGCGCAACACCGGTAGCGCCACTAATGCAGACATAGGCGTCCGGCAAATGGGCCAGATGGGCAAATGAGCACAACAAAAAAACTCAGCGTACGTTCTTCCAGACATCGCCGAAAATAGTCCGGGAAATCGTACGTTGAGGGACCGAATGCCCAAGGGGAAGCAAAAACGCTCGCAGTATATAGCTAGCGAGCGCGAATCTCAGGTGGGCGATGTAGGAATCGAACCTACGACCCCTTCGGTGTGAACGAAGTGCGCTAGCCGCTGCGCCAATCGCCCGAGGCAGTGATGAAAAAACCGGCAGTCACCTGCCGGCAATCCATCAAGTGGGCGATACAAGATTCGAACTTGTGACCCCTTCCGTGTCAGGGAAGTGCGCTACCACTGCGCCAACCGCCCGGGTCATTCTCCAGCCGAATCAATCGCGATTAATTGGCCTTTCGAGAGCGGACAACGGGACTCGAACCCGCGGTCTCAACCTTGGCAAGGTTGCGCTTTACCAACTAAGCTATGTCCGCATTCGTCACCCTTACAGGCAACAGATGTTAAAGATACGCGCTCCGTTGGAGAAATGCACCTGCCCTGCGTGTCCCGCGGGTTTTCGGGCTTTGCGGCCAATCACCGAGTCCGCCCATGAACGTAGTTCGCCGTAGCCGCATACAGCAGCCATGCGGCGGGCATGGTCAGCATGGACAACGGATAGAACCATTGGATCGGCGCATTGCCGTACAGCAGTCCGCCAACAATCGGCCCCAATGACATGCCCAAATCGATGCCGGCGTAATACGTGCTGTTGGCGATGCCGCTGCACGCAAACAAGTGGCCAAATGCGACGTTGGCCACGATTCACTGAGTAATGAGCGTGTTCCACGCCCGCAGCCACCGATTCTTCGCTTAAGGCGAAGTGGTTGTCAGCGCGGCAACTGCACAATGAGAACGTTACCAACAACCAATGCAAACCCGCCGGCAGCCGTAGCCTCCGCCCGCAAGGCCGTGGTTGAGGCCGACGGCGTGTGGATCTTCTCCCCCGAATACAACTACAGCTACCCGGGCGTGCTCAAGAACCTGCTCGACTGGCTGTCCCCGCCCGCTGGAGCCGTTCCCGGCCGAGTCCGCTTCCGTGATGGTCGGCAAGAAGGTCGCCCTGTCCGCTGCCGCCGGTCAGTCCGCCGGCGCCGGCACGCTCGCCAAGCTCAACGAGGTGCTGGGCTTTGGCAAGACCGAACTGCTGCCCACCGACAAGCAGGTCGGAGTGGCTCTGGCTCCCGAGGCTTGGGGCACCGGCAAGCTCACCCTGTCCGATGAAGACGAGGCGCGTCTGGCTGCCGAGGCTGACGCCTTCCTCGCGCTCGTTGCAGAGTAGTTCATACTCGCAATAGCCGAGC
This sequence is a window from Bifidobacterium breve DSM 20213 = JCM 1192. Protein-coding genes within it:
- the rsmD gene encoding 16S rRNA (guanine(966)-N(2))-methyltransferase RsmD, with the protein product MRVISGRFKGAALATPKTGTRPTTDRTKEAIFSHLDSWGVLGDARVLDLFAGTGALGIEALSRGARELVAVESSRPAAALIAKTFAQLQKNRSWDASLKARVLTKKAEQVTGGFGEPFDVIFIDPPYAYGTDECNQLLADLAAGSATNTNTVIMLERSVRSEDPQAPEGWKITESRNYGETAVFYIEAIEPEA
- a CDS encoding ATP-dependent DNA helicase RecG; translated protein: MSITMDTALASLVPNKRRVSALKSLGVTTVGEALTYYPFRVTEPVPLRTIREAVPGQTMAFAATIRDMRVIPMNARRGYRLEATVDDAAFARSRNMAGGLARLTFFSYRKSYVDWVSTRLRAGTTVVVSGMPSEYMGQLQFTHPDLLTVAPAASGTVAVTGRGDPPTASTARAGGGAPYAGASSQSAPTLKYDADTVPDALTRVCRPRPIYHASSRISSEHIHETILGLLWMMGARTSSVPESQSMPAELVAPSIDNIAVQDGEESESKVATLAQSIPDILPKSIRAAKGLLHRAEAFLAIHDPDSTVRFKEAIETLRYEEAFVSQASLLKARQHAHKSSAHPCLLNGDNETGAASTMDVTNLRDRFIASLPFELTAGQHQVVEDIAADLARDWPMQRLLQGEVGSGKTVVALAAMLQVVGAGYQAVLVAPTQVLAEQHFETIGKMVADLNVPVTLLTGGMKLAARRKALAAAASGEPGIIVATHAAFSKTFQAPHLALVVIDEQHRFGVEQRESLNAKTDDGTTPHLLVMTATPIPRTAAMTWFGDLDISWLTELPGGRKPIRTVVVNEADAGTMGRMFAHIRARVDAGERAYIICPRIDTDDEDDGGVSAADSARRSRGLSAGSSGRSSRAASSRTSRASADDIGIDDPYETFDDNGETVVRPPLHSVAEIADRLQKLPQFAGIRFATLTGRDKDDVKTQVMADFASGETPILVSTTVIEVGVDVKQASCIVIFDADRYGLSQLHQLRGRVGRGGTNSWAFLISRAEPGSPAEQRLEVIHNSLDGVEIAQADLEFRGAGDVLGDAQSGGKSSLKLLRVVKDADMIADARTRAEQLLEADPELAGEVQLAGAVLDFTRGNETFLTSS
- the rpmB gene encoding 50S ribosomal protein L28, whose protein sequence is MAARCAVCGKGPQTGFTVSHSHRRTKRSFRPNLQSVRTTIDGENTRLRVCGKCLKAGKVQRVAA
- a CDS encoding carbohydrate kinase family protein, giving the protein MLNLRRGIGTHEPSVISLGQVWVDIMLDVDEIPEQGGFAVADHPKPTIGGSYRVLQAASRMGVPTEHAGILGNGLWAHFIRQSFQDNGITHIGQDRLDEDSGFRVVLTSGSPKKTFIASYGAEAHGDADTFSTLEPQAKDVVHISGNTLMDHTATGVDGFLLKAGTDPAKRDYTLVINPTNTLRLVNDHMLEDLVLARPVWSCNRQEAMTLAERLGAPIDDSKVTIGGGLDDFMHQLCDGLGATLRAPLVVRVGARGAWIREPGGETTHIEGYPTKAIHTRSAGGCHTGVMCAMLAEGHSLAESVKIANAAASIAIQHSVNGVPQCPDYDEAIALIGE
- a CDS encoding MFS transporter, which codes for MTNSTNIHEPTGAESQSTVPPNGKLTAREKKWIVYDVGNSAFVLLSTAVIPIYAKSLMPADGNIVSAWGYAQTIASLVIALLMPLLGSIADVQGMKIKFFLGFFGTGVVTCCAMALPLTWLPFLIVYILATIGLNGSLTFYDSMLIDTTSNERMDKVSSHGYGWGYIGSTVPFIFCIALIFGGPSLFGWSTVACTRASFIITAIWWVAFTIPLLTSYRQVHYRATRDQLGSAVRGTFSELAGTFGKIVKNKPLWMFMIAFFFYIDAVNTVISMSTSYGAELGIDSTQLVVALLVTQFVAFPCAILYGRLSGRFGSKTMITAAVVAYMCIVFFAAFFLKSAAEFWILAILVGMFQGGIQALSRSYYGKIIPKDHANEYYGFYDIFGKTASILGTFLVATTTSITGNASLGVLSIAILLVLAFVFLLLQKDPTQA
- a CDS encoding MerR family transcriptional regulator — encoded protein: MSMDDETDSRYTTGDIAKLTGVSVRTVQYYDAKGLLIPNEISDGGRRLYGAAEVERMRVILFLKGLGFKLERIRSILSDERPERVLVDLLDQQTASLQSGIAEQKQRLDDCLQLRKALTVSASDFVSSTLTDMATVMNTTTTHSLRTTYLVMLAIALPATLLQIACLVIGVMTDVWWPLPVAVLLAIALAVAATKYYRSRVQYLCPACHETFQPGMREFVFAAHTPKTRKLTCPHCGHRGHCMELSI
- a CDS encoding type II toxin-antitoxin system RelB/DinJ family antitoxin, with the translated sequence MSTTTVRMDDDLKAEVNAILDSMGLNFNTFVNMASVQLVSQRRIPFEVKAPEPVLPRAGHVAANGVTYRGVDERGYPVVEVPNAMVLNPSRGADGVAVLPKAWRDGE
- a CDS encoding helix-turn-helix transcriptional regulator is translated as MSFRANLQYLRAQRNLTQERLAMLLGVSRQAISKWESEKAYPEMDKLLMICDLFGCTLDDLVLGDVSRPAASASAAGSSNVDSSAEAASPLAASSKTAGIIAPIAELAQDITGYDEHRRRFALLIAGGVAAIIAGVGIGNLFDSSNSILGATPLNDFLTFLCVCVGVIAGLAMLIPGGLSRTDFKRRHPYVEDFYTGEDRSRELRLLVIGIVGGISAILIGIAVTVYADDMLGVSDGWPNAIFLLLCAPGVFGFVYCGMRYSLLNINAYNKAAEDDRKEHAGEQDFYAKLTGAVCGIIMMIATLIGLCLLFLSPAALRGDWSTGVTSMFWVAWPIGGVLCGIAATAIQLFKDYRER
- a CDS encoding alpha/beta fold hydrolase produces the protein MSNLASFCARYSQQTMQLPGGAEFSYRYYRNPVARATVVLLPGGIGLPDLFYLHFERFAEHYSVITFDYQEQFTMNAKLARAVASLLDGLDEHVWLVGQSLGGVIAQIVAKFHPERIEGLVLSNTCSLARDMGQEARDELMGMVENQRTWKRRLQLIPMPVFRRLMAWAVMRKTRDLSAEERRLMQGLCDALQQLLNKQYQRHMWDCSIA